The window CCTTGACTGGGGAGTAGGTACTTTGACTTCCATTTTCCTCGCCGCCTCTCTGTATGTTATAAGTGACCGCTGCAAGCCCTCTGTTCTTTCGAGGCTCCACTGTGCGTTGTGACTGCTCATAGTTCACTCTTTGCCACATCCTCACCATGTTCCTCCGACGTCTAGGGCCTTCAAAGAGTGTATGGGGTGGCCGCTCACCTGTGCACCAGGAAGGCAGCACTCCCCTGGAATGTTGCAACTATAGTCCATCAGAGCAAGGGTCATGGATTGACACACTTCCAAATAGGAGTGGCTCTTTGCTCCCACTCCTCTCTTCCCTGGATCTGTGGCACCCACCCTTCTGCAACGCCCCGCATTGCAGCTGTCTCCCTTCTGTTCAGTACTGGACGGCTTGAATTGTAAAAGTCATCTTGGGTGCGCCAGCCTCATAGATTGTTCGCTAGCGTACGGGTTTGTTGGTACATCTCAGACATGATCGGAACCCAATTTAGACCCACATTACTAAACCGGATACAACACACTCCTCCACTCCTCGCCCCACACACTTATCTAATGATTCCTACACATTAGAAAGCCTGCAACTCTTCTATGGTGGATCATATGTACTTCTGTACTTaagagttgtatttttttttttttttgcagttttatatagatcAAACTCTACCCAAAGTTACGGGAGCATTTTACAAGAGCACTACTTACATTACACAAGCCTAGATTGTTTTTGTCGGCACCGGGGATCTTAataatttgcctaggatcacaggaCGTTGAACCGAAGCCGAGACTGgaatctggttccccagttccaaagtcaaaaGCGCTAGCTTTAATGCCACAGCCTATCCCCAAGATAATGCAATAGTTAGACAAATGCATCCCGCTAGGCCACAAGTTCTCTGTATCACAGTAGCAATACTTTACAATTGGTGCAATTTATTTCTTACCCTGGATAATAGAACTTTAGCTGTCGGCTGTGAAAATTTCACTACAGTTAATTGGACTTCGTTGAGCCTAAAACGTTACCTTGAGCAAAATTATACAAggttgtggttgtgtgtgactacttcagttcagatatacTAAACATTTTTTCGGTTCACGTATGTCCTAGAACTCGTCGGCACGGGACGAGACCACTTTGAACATATTGATTTAGACATAAACATGCTTGAGATTAGGATGCATATAACAGCGTAGTGTATTTTTCCTGGACGTGCGATAGAAGGGATTACTTGCAATGGTCTCACTGATGAAAATGTTAtggtcactttctgtgatgtcaaaAAGTAAACATATGCATTGTTTTTGTTAAATCCTTTTAGGAGGTGCGAGCAGTAAGAGAGCAATTACCAAGGCTGTCAGAAGAAGAAAGTAGCACAGAGCAACTACTTGAAGCTAGTCCATTTGACCCAAGTTCTGAAGGTAATAAATGTTCTTCAAGTCACTGAAATCTTTATGAGCGCTGCACGGATAGAAATATGAAAAAATGAGCTGTGGTAGTCATGTTCACGCTAAGCACCAAAGCATGCTTTGTTGCTTCGGAAAGGTACTGAACAGTGTGGTTTATCCAGTCAGTGAgttattttaattgtgttttcaaATTTATAGGAACAATGCGGTGAATAAAGTCGCAATACATCTCAAAACCCATGCAGACGTCATCAAACGAACCAATGTTCTTTAATGCCTGCTGTGGGTGATTGCTACTTGTGCAGGGCTCAACAAGGAGAAAGGGTTCCTTTCTCTGCCCCGGACATTGTGCTTCTAAAGTAATAAATGTGCAGATGCACTTGACATGAAATCTCCATGTCCCATTTTTCATTTGGATAGTCATTTCTAGTTGCCCAGACTTGCACTGTATTTGTAAATACTAAAGATTGAGATGAGACAACCCACATTTCTAGCCGTTCCAGTTTTCGCACAACTGCCGGCGTTGCAGCGCAGGATTATTTATTTGGGGGGATTCGATGAAACACTCACTGTTAATTATGTGACAGCATAAAAGAAATATGAAGTTGGGAAAGTAATTATTACTGTTTGATTCGAACTGCAGATGTAGAAAATTGCAATTTTGTGGTTTCATCGTACAGAAAGGATTGATGTGGCCTGGCCTACCTTGCCTAAAAATGGCtgattaatgtaaaataaatatagataCTTGCAAAAGAAATAACTATGCCGGTTGCAACTTATTTCGTGTTGTATTCAAATCTGAGATGATTGCTTTAATTTCAAGTTGGTTTCCATAGTACCTTATCACTGAGTGAACTGTGTTCAGATCAACTGGTGGCTATGAGGGTAGCATATAAATCGTGTGGGGATGACTCATTCATTTGCACCCATTAAATCAGTGATAGACGAGACAAAACGGCAGCAtatattgttaatgttgttttttatttggtCATATTCTTTCATCTGTTTTTTCTAACATTGGTTAACAATATCCTAACTTTGTAGCATTAAAATACTTACTGTAGCGCTTGCAAATTATCTGTTCTTGATACTTCAGCTTTTAATTAGAttctctgttttttagggttggataACATTTTCCTTAAGGAGCAAGTGCCTGGTATTTCCGGTGATGCAGAGAAGTTGGATATAGCAGAGCAACCTCAGCGTGCAAGCAGAACTCCTTCAGAAGTCACTGAGAATGTAGCGGCACTAAATAAATATTCTCTAGAAGACACAGAAATATTTTCCCCAAATGATGAAAATGTGTCGACTCCGGAACACAGGAAGAAAGAAGGTGGTGTAGGTGAGGATGGCATTGAGGAAGAGAAGATGGTCCCCTATCCCGAATATGGATCTACAGGTGATTCTGAGATACAGGAACACATGACAGCCTTAAGTAGTAATGAACTCGATGTCACTTCAGAGGAGGTAATAGAATCAGCCACATGCCAGACCGATACAGGGTTAGCATTGGTTTTAATTAGTGATACGAGTGAACCAAATACCCACAGAAATGAACTGGCATCAAAAGACCAGGAATACTCCTTGAAGCCTGAAAACCAAAGCGAAAATAAAGCACTGGCTAGAAACATTCCTTTAGGAGCAGATGTGACTGCGGCTTCAGGGAATGAGACCAATGTAATCATATCAGAAACAGGTCTTTCAATAGATAGTGCCCAAATTCAACTGCTCACATCAAGAACTCCTGCTGAAAGAGAGGTTGCACTTTGTGACTCTTTAGAACACATTGCCCTACAAATCACACCAGTAACAACAGAAGATCAGCAACCATCACCCCAGGAACTATCACCCAAACAAGCTCATCCCTTGGACAACAGGGAAGAAGCACAAAGTAACTTGCATCAATCAATTCTTACGGTCGGCTCGGATTTAAGCACACATTCAATTCAAGAGAGTATTGCTACACCACATAAAGTTGCAGTAGAAAATAGTAGCGAAGATACAGTAATTAATTTACTTGATAAATCTAATCCCTCTATGGAATGCATTTGCCAGGTGAGTGCAAATGATTTTGAAGCACCTTCTATTTCTGTTAACAGTGCTGTGAATGATCAGATACCAGTAACATGCACACAGGCGACTAAAACAAGTAAAGAAACAGACGATATTACAAAAAGTCAGCATAAAACAACTAAAACACCAGTCAGATTCACTATTGCTCCTGCATGGCAAAGATCTCTCTCCGGGGGATCTAGTGCAAAGGAAGACACCGCTGCTAGATGCGCTGCAACCTCGACTATAAAAGCAGAACTGTTTGAAAAAACCACAGAGGAGCAGACATGCCTGGGTAGAGTGAGATCAGCATCTTCTCCGATTTCATCCGAAGACATTGACATCAATACAGACATTCCTCGCACTCCCAAAAAACAGTGTGACAGCATGTCACAGAGCACTGAACTTCCATTTGGTGTCAAGCTAAAAAGAGCATCCTCTTTCTCAAAACACAGTGACGAAAATGTTAGTAACTCCCAAAAATCTGATTCCTCTGTCCAGCAGGTATCTCTTGTCAAAGACCTTCAAAACTCAGAAAATGCTGGAAAGACATTACAAATACATTTAGGCCCCAGGAAATCTTCATTGATTCAGTGTGATCTCCAGGAAGAAAAAGATCTTCATAGAACCAAACCTGAAGAACCGCCAAAGAAAAATCATACACCCAAGAGCCTAGGTAACAGTTCCATTTTATTTTCTCTGTGTAGTTGTTTAGAACGCATTTCCCACTGATTGCAAGATTAACATGAGGATTAAAATATGTCTGTCTTAACAGTGGTGCAGAATGTTTAGCTTACAGTGCCTTTCTACCTTGAGGTGCATTTTTATACAGTATGTAGAAGGGAAAAATACCTTAGGACTGCTTTTGAATTGTGTGCattattttaggtttgcaaagcctgtttgattttactaaaagtatataCGTAATATATATGTACTATACTGTATACTAATGAGGACTTTCAGCCATCCCTTCATATTCATTTTTCTGTTGTGTATGTCACATTTTTCGTTCACCCCACTACAGTATACAGTGTGAGGCACTGGGTCTGCCCACCTTAGCCATTAGATGACTTCACTGTGACAGCATCCTGCTCTTTCACAGGAAGCACATTGCACACAAAATAGTTCCTTTCAGTACTTCTATAGAAATGTCAGCTTTTTGAGAgcgaaaatatttttgcttttagtcatATGCTTTATATTGGCAAGGATTCAGCACCTCTCctaaaaacagtgacaaaaaagCTAGCAGCCAACATCAgacatattggcattgccagtgcttgttttgatgTTATTCTGTCTCATATTTGTTCGTTGCTCTTCTCCCTGCACGATTAATTAACTACAGAAGCAACACAGTTACAACTTGGATCAAAAGACTGGTGATTGCCATCATGTTTGAAAAGGCATACTGATACACTTAGAAAAACTCCACTAAATATTGAATGACTGACATACCAATTTTAACACCTATATATCTCCTGCCTAGCACCTGCAAGCCTACTGCAGAGGAACACTCTGCATAGGGAAAAATATGTCCTAGCCTCTGACGTTTGCCAAACACATCCGGATAGTAAtgttatgggatttatatttttacCATTAGTTTTGGCTCATTGTGCCATCCGTTAATACTGTCACTCATTGTTCCTTTTTCCATTAATTTTTCATGTGTACGCGCCATTTCCATTGAAATATCAGTGATCATCTTGCTTATAGTTGACCTCTCCATCCCACTTTTTGTTGCACTTAGTTTAATTTACTAGTGAGACTCTGTAGTTTAATTTACCAGGTGATAATCTGTACCTTTCCCCCCTCTGctttcttttgtttctcccctACCATGACCCGCTCCACCAGTGGCTTCCCTTTACCCATTCAACGATCACCAGCATGGCTTTCTGTTGCCCATTGAACAATAATACAAAAAAGGAACTATGCAACTGGCTAAATGAAATGTGTGCCACCATAAACTGAGGAGTGCAGTTGGTTAAAACTACAGGGGTCATACGTATGACTGTGATATGCAGTACGTTGATTCATGAATGATATTAAGACTCTCTTACCAAAGCAGGATCCTGTTCCCAAGTTACCTTCTTTTCGTTCCTCAGAGGACCACGCTTTGTCACACAGCTCATCCCCCTCAGTGCTGGAGTCTCCCGAGTACCACCCCAGCCACCCAAAAATGGATGTTTCCTAGTTCAAAATCTTTCAGGCAGTCTTCTCTCTGCCCTATGTGGATATTCCTTCCCGGAGTCCACCATACCCGGGGAGACAAAATCAGAATGTCCCTTACCTCTAAAAGTGCATGTTGCATGGCAACCCTATTTAATCTGTTCTCATAAGACGGCAAATTTACACTTAACAGAACTCATACCCAAATCTACCTTAGATAGAAGGCAAGTGAAGCAATGGCTTCACCAATGGGTTAGTTGGACTGTCAGGCCAAGCACTCAACTTTTCTTTATAAGTGACGAAGATGAATTATGATACTTAAAGGTGTGAAAATAACATGATGCAGGAAAACTGTAATCagttaaaaaatgcaaatgtttacTATCTTGCAGTAACTATTCATAAAGTCATTAAAGTGTGGATCAACAAAAAGAATTATGAAGTGCACTGCAGACTGATTCACCTCTCTTGCTTCCAATTTCTGGAAGTTATTTTCTTATAATCATACAATTTGATCAACTACGAAGAAGAGATTTAGCCCCAGATCTCCTGGTTCTGAAGGCTGTAATTTTGTCACAATAGCACATAGCTTTCTGTTAGGATACAAGACTAGCTAAAATGTTCTACGTTGCTTATAAAACAAATAAGTAATTTCTTTATGAACTTTCATTAGAATCCTGCCCAAGCAGTACTCTGACCATTGAGCATAATTGAATAACCCTGCTGTTTTGCTGAGAAGCAATTAAGGTACATGAATAATTTGAGTCCTACATATTCAGATGTCCTTGGAGTTTCTTAATTGATCAATAAGTGAAATGAACATAGGTTTAGCTCAAGTATCAATCCCTTTTGGGGCAATTCACTAGTGCATCAAGGGGACGCTGTTCCCGAAACGGGACAAAGTATAAAGATATTTGTTCGTACACCCAGGTTTAGGAGGTGATACCCTTTCGTACACAATGATGTTGACAAACTACAGATCATTCACTGGATTATAAGGGACATTGTCAAATttcgtcttttttttttaagtattcttGCAACACTtaagacagtaaaacagtgaaaacaccacacaaaagaatcCCTGCGAGGTAGGAAATAGATGTCAATTTAatgaacagaacaagaccaaaaccacaaaaatccaatcagtagaagttgagatattaatttttaaagaatatctgcaaatagagtgcttagaaacttaaagcacCAACCGAGACTATCTGGTCACACTctactggggtaaatccaaatgttcaggtggactgcgatggagtgtgggcccGCTACAGGCACCAACCTTGTCACCCTGaaaccttgtgtggagggttgcatGGATGTCGAAGatccgatgcaaggagcagaggagacaaagtgaaggcgatgcatcggttccgatcTTCACTGTCTGGGATGCGTATTCATAGATGAGGTGCAGTGTCAAACCCTTTACAGTGAAGGTGATGTGTTGTTGTTCAGCAGCGCAGGCAGTGATGCGAAGGCGATGCGTTGGGTCAGAGGGCGATGTGTCAATTCTGAACTGcactgttggtgctgtgatgtccTTCTCCTCAGCGGCGATGCGTCAAGAGGAGATGCGGAGATTCCGATCAGCGCAGTGACGACGATGCATGAATGTCTGTGGGGGactgctgcagaacccacttccaaagacctaagactggattggcaccacttggcaggggtaggactcacagttgacaGAGTTTAGTAACTGTGGTggagttgaagtctttgatgtccctgagatttcagaacaggaggcaagccagtaagcccttgtagtcactttggTTCGTGGGATGATgtgggtccagtctttctcacccaggaaTGGAGGGGCGCAGACAGCAGGTCCGCGCAGGCAGCAGGTCTGCACAGGCAAGAAAGCAGtctttccaggtcagcagtccagccgAGTAGTAGTTTTTGTagcagcacaggagtccttcttcctggcatagtgtccacaggtccagatgtgtactgattcggtagggtcagaagtccacttTTTATATCCACTGATGCGTATAAAaagggagtgacttcaaagaaggtctTTGAAGTTCAAACAGCTcctcccttccctggctccagacacactacagggtatGCTGCTTGTggcgtggggacaggcacagcccaattaggtgcatgtgtcagctcctcccttccatcctgcgcagggtggcccatcaggcacatctcaactccctttgtgtgtgattgtctagagcagtggttcccaaccttttgacttctatggacccacaCTTCAGCcttactggaactcagggaccccctgaatcaatattggaatacAGGGagctccactgagtcattacttaaagcaggcagcctaatctgttaatattatttcattttctaagcagtcgcggaccccctgaagtggctttgtggaccctaggggtccccgAACATCTGTTGGAGGCAGGCAACAGGCACATAGGGATTAGGAGCAGAAGACATGCCAACCTTCTGAAAGTGGCAGTTTTAAAGATGTAATCCTAGATTCATCTTTATCAGgaaggaggatttattattacaagtccataggcaccaaacatgacagatctgctccttctcaatcaggaattacactgaATAACTTTATTAAGGaatcccccatgttatcctatgagaagagtaggcctcacagtagtgaaaatgaatctgggagtttttttactaccaggacatggaaaagtaTATGTCCTGATTTTTACTTTCACCGCACCCTGCCCTTAAGGCTACTcagtgcctaccttagggctggcttatgtgtaatgaaaggggagttttaaggcaaGACAATGGGTTTTatgtgccaagtcaacatggcagtgagactgcacatacaggctctccaGTAACAtgcctgagctatgtttacagggctatttacgtggatggcacaatcagtgccgcaggcccactagtagcatttaatttagaggtccagggcacatattgtgcacttaactagggacttataagtaaactaaatatgccaattgtggatgcaccaatgcaaccatgtttttaggggagtgagcacatgcactttagcactgattagcattggtaaagtgcccacagtcccaAGGCCAACAGAAACAGACCAACAAAAGTGAGGAAAGGCAAGCAAAACTTTTGGAGGAAGACCAACTTAAGGCTGTGAGGTCTCACAACTGCAATAACAGTCCAATAACACTGAAAGGGAAAATCTGAGACACACGTTTTTGAATATTAGGTGCTATTAACAAGTGTAATGGTTTGCAATGTAAGGTTTAAGTGTTTAATGAATGTTGTTGACTATTGGTACTGTCCCTGTTACCTTCAGTGTAGTTCTGAAATATAGCATGCAGTTACTTTTGCTAATGAGCTAGCATTTATTAATGTGCACATAATAAATGCACAATAAATGTATGTTAAGTCTCTTCTTCATTGTAAACACTGGTCCTGCCTTCTTCGGATCATTCCATGAAATTGGCAAAAAAATAGCATATTGTCCACCATCCATTGACAGTGTCCTGATTGAATGGTTGATTTTTCTATCCTCCTTTATCTTTCCTCCCAGTTCGGGAGATTGTCCCACCTCTGGAACATTTCTGCTTTACAATCATTTTATTGGATGAGTTTTATCCTTTCACTGTTAACATGAGAAAACTACTTTTTCATTTGACCTTTTACCACTAAAGGACTGCGTGGGGGGGCGTTATGAACAAGATGGTGGATGAGTGAGCTGCTCCCTTTGGTCTCTCTGTCCTCATTGATCCTTTAGCCACCTACAGTGCCCTTACTGCCTGAACCATATGGACCCCCGAGCACCTGTGGACCCCTGCCCCAACAACGATAGCCCTTGCCAACTTTCCTTGGCTGCCCAGGCAGGGTACCACGGTCTGAGACCTGGGGACTCCGTGAGGCCGGGCCAGCAGACAAGATAGCAGATGCCGCGACTAGGGAGTGAGTGGCGGCCTGCACAGCCACATCCCAGCTCAAGAGATACTGCGGCCAGAGCACAGGGCCCCCTGTGTTGCTTCTGCTTGGGGAAGAGGTCTCCCATGCCCAAGGCCCAAGAACAATCTCCCCAGGTGGACATCGCCCCCTTGGAACCTCTGGAGCATAGATGTCACCAGTTAATCATAAGCCAGTAGCCAAACAGGCAGTGAGTGCGCAGCACCTCCCGGGGCATCTCTAGTCTGCCACCAGGAGGGGGCCGGAGGAAGAGATGAGCCCCTCCCTCTTCCTACTGCCACTGAGATGACCACATTAGGCCTGAAGGGCCTGGGGGTGCAAGCAAGGCCAATTCCTGCTAGGGCCCCAGCCCCTCCTGGTGATGCATTGCAGCATTAATCCCGCAGGGCCCCTTAACTCGCAGCAGAAGGCGCCGCCTTCACTGGCAAGCAAACCATTCAGTGGTCTTCCCTCCCCCCGGCAGAGCCTACTTTTGACTGGGTGCCACCTTCACACCCCCACCGTCAGTGAAGCAAATACAGGACTCCCTCAATTCACCATACTAAATGGGAGGTGCACCTTTAGCGAGGTCGGGCTGCGTACACCTCCGAACTGGAACCTAGCTTGCTTGTTATCCTGCATTGGCTTGATCTTCCTAGGGGGCTGTGGACAGGACTTGACACCTAGCTCTGCAGCACAATTTTGGTAACACACTCGCACATCTTGGACTCAACCAAACACCCTCAGGGGAATGGAGATGGACCACTACCCCGCCACACAACCTGACCCATCCTGGTGAGCCATCTTACAGGGACTCCACCGTGTCTGCCgctcaggccaagaagcattgCTTTGTCAGAGACATGCTCATGAAATCCACCAGGCCTATGGTCAATAGCAAAGCACCTATGCAGGCCATAGACCACCCTCTCGACCCGAGGGCCAGAAGAGGCCAGTCACAAGGTCCTTCCTGGACGCTCTCTTTACCTCTCTCCGTGATGATCTACAAGCGGTAGAGAAGCACCTCTCCGCTGACCTATGAAAGGTCAGGGGGGCTTAGAAGAAGTTGGTGACAAAGTTGGTGACAGGGTATCTGCTATGGAAGATCGCAGAGCTGGATGAGAAGAAGATGCAGAATGGCTACAGCAAGAAGTCCTGCGCCTCAAGGAGCAGCACACTGAGCTTCAAGACCACGCCGAACACCTAGAGAAGCGCTTGCAGTGGAAAAACGTGAGGATTGGGGGAATCCCAATGCATGCAGTAGGACCAGACCTCAGAGAGACGTAGAGGCCCTTTTTCACCATATCCTGGGAGTACtggcatacacagacatacaacTAGACCGCATTCACCGTGTGGGCTCCCAGAAGCCAGACGAGACACCCCCTGCTGATATGTTGACCTGTGTCCATGATTTCTCAAATAAAAGAAAACATCCTCCACAAGGCTCGGGAGGCACACCCAATCCAATTTCAGAGCAGCAATAACCCCCCAAAAACTGCCAAGAATTCAGCCCTGTCATGGCCCACCTACGCCAGGCCAGAATAACATATTTCTGGGCCCACCCTTTCATGATCATCTTCCTGCACAATGAGAAATTGCTCCAACTGGAATTGGTTACTGAGGCCTGCACCATCCTTGGCATAGTGGATTCTGATACAAGGAGTAGTCCTTCCTACAACACTTCTTTTCCAGGCCGGAGCGCATCATGGGGGTGGGGATGGGATAAGTGGGCTGTCTCCTCCTGCATTTAGGGCGACATTGCGATTCTGCCCTCACTGAACAGTTGTGCCTCACTCAATTGGCCTGTCTGATTATGTTGACTACCATCGATGATGGGCCTTTTCGACCTGTTGTTATCCCTTTTTTATTGTTACTGTTGCTGTTATTCCTTCATTTTGCACAGTGGCACTAATGCATGTCTTATTGGGCCTTCCACTCcatatcccccccacccaccccctcttcTTGCTGGTGACTGACACAACCGTTCGCTGGTTAGTAGACTGAGGACTAGTCAATGTTTGGCGTTCGTACCACCCTGTCCCCAGGGACTGCACTCCCTCATTCATAAACATATATACAGATTGATTATTTCTTAGTGACTTATGCCATCCAGACACTAGTTAGTGACTCCTTCATAGCTCCTAGGTCACTCTCGGGCCACCCACCTCTAACTCTTACCATGTGCCTCAGCCCCATGCATACAAATACCCTGTGCTGGAGCCTTAGGGACTCGCTGCTTCAATCCCCTTCAACGACCACAGCCATACGAAAGACAATTGTTGACTACCTACGGACCAACAAATCTGACCAGGTTGCACTAACCTCCCTCTGGGAAGCcctgaaattgtttgtcagtggggAATTTtgtttgccatatctgcctcagaaaatTGTCTCCAGAAAGAGAGGCAAAAAGAGCTTGAGCTGAAAGTCCTAAAACTTGAAATGATTCACAAAGGCACTGGGGCCCCACAAGTCTGAAGAGAGCTTGAGTGAACGTGCTCACTCCTCAGTCGATTAGATTTAGATAGAGCAAAATATGCTGTTGTCCCCCTGAAGCATAAGTTTTACCTAGGTGGGAACCGATGTGGTAGGATGTTAGCCCACCGCCTGCGGTACAAGACACAATCTGGGTCAGTCtgaacaatccaccccattcctacTACAGAAGTACATTCAGACTCACAGATCACTGATGCTTTCCAAAACTTTTATAAATCCCTCTACGCAGAGCAGCCGTAAGTTCCCGCTGACCCTTCTGACTATCTTTCATCCTGCCCTCCAACTTCACCCCTCTGTAACCTGCAGATTCCCTGGATAGACCCATCCGAATTGAAACCTAAATTCTACAAAATATCCTGCCACAAACTAGCCTCAGTCCTTATGCGACTCTTCAACTCTTTTGCCTCAGTGAGCTTCCTTACATATTCTGTTAGAAGCTTCCATATCAGTCATCCCTAAGCCCGGAAAAGATCCAAAGCTCTACGGGTCTTATAGGCCTATATCCCTTCTCAACAATGATGCCAAAATATTTAGTAGCATACTGGCCCACTGACTCAACCCATGTATGCCGGAATGGATCGCACCAGACCAGGGTGGCTTTATACTGGCGCACCATTGCAGAGACAGTAGGAGTATTTCCACCTGATGGACAAAGTGTTGAGGTTGCAAAAAGAATCCCTACTCTTTTTAatcgatgcagaaaaagcattcgaTAGAGTCCACTGACCATACTTGCACCAGACTCTAGAACATTTTGGCTCTGGCACCTGGTTGTGTGACTGGATTAGAAGCGCATACAGCTCTCCTAGGGCCATGGCGCGCGTCAATGAGCTTTCTTCCTCACCCTTTCCTATCGGCTGTGGCACAtgccagggctgccctctgtccacTCTCCTCTTTGCCCTACATATGGAGCCTCCAACACATACAAGCCCACCCAAATATTACTGGCATCACGTTTGGTGATGAAAAACATCTAATTAGCCTCTGCGCCAATGATGTGAAATTGTCTATCTCAGACCCTTTGACTTCCCCCTCTGCTCTGGTCACAGAGCTTCAAACCTTTGGAACTTTTTCTGGTTTCGAGTTtaatatgcaaaacaaatttaatctTGACTTTCTCTGTTTCTCCCCAGACTGAATCTTCCTTGCGGGCCCAATTCTCGTTTGAATGGGCCTCCACACATATACCCTACCTCGGGATCAAACTAGCAAATACAATTACTAAAACTATCTCACTCAATTTTAGCCACCTTGGTAAACAAGTCAGGGCAGATATTAACACCTGGGAGAGCCTGGGTCTCTCCTGGCTAGGCTCCTCCTGGATTGCGGCCATCAAGATGACTACTTAAGCATGCATTTTCTGTCTTTTTCAagcactaccactgaccccactAAAAaagcacttcactctatgcagtCAGATATGAATAGGTTTATCTGGGAGGGGAAGAGACCCAGCCTACACAGGCAACTCCTCTACCGGTCCCTGCGCAAGCTTCACAATTGCAGTTCCTAGTGGAATGGAGCAGACCGCTCACTaagaagcattggtgttttatggaccaggcagtAGCCAGTTCCCATATCTGGAAGGAACCCTTGCTCTCTAAGAGACACAGGGCTTGGAGATTCTACTCCTCCCCAGTAACCAACTCTATTTTCCATGTATGGGATGTGGTTGCGGTCGAAGCAAGACTAACAATC of the Pleurodeles waltl isolate 20211129_DDA chromosome 2_1, aPleWal1.hap1.20221129, whole genome shotgun sequence genome contains:
- the KIAA1210 gene encoding acrosomal protein KIAA1210 homolog isoform X4, with amino-acid sequence MATGSPGVKQIPAGKKKSKFQTFKKFFGKRKKKEPPASSRDSNLKPSQSSSDVSTAEPQNIAFNSPSDLGSKGSMGNKALSHDSVFISEPASENTTDDRLSQETTPGKVKALQLQLQANIRVGSSPQVIAKKTGDDAGAVSEDDGLPQSPPEISTLHEVLTCSSGKSFRPVEHRSSLSLGGTDSEDEQLSSESLSRPVSPLSSILLPVDFNLPASTLGCLDNSAARHKIFLNPRRHRDRAKRSKIAGEVRAVREQLPRLSEEESSTEQLLEASPFDPSSEGLDNIFLKEQVPGISGDAEKLDIAEQPQRASRTPSEVTENVAALNKYSLEDTEIFSPNDENVSTPEHRKKEGGVGEDGIEEEKMVPYPEYGSTGDSEIQEHMTALSSNELDVTSEEVIESATCQTDTGLALVLISDTSEPNTHRNELASKDQEYSLKPENQSENKALARNIPLGADVTAASGNETNVIISETGLSIDSAQIQLLTSRTPAEREVALCDSLEHIALQITPVTTEDQQPSPQELSPKQAHPLDNREEAQSNLHQSILTVGSDLSTHSIQESIATPHKVAVENSSEDTVINLLDKSNPSMECICQVSANDFEAPSISVNSAVNDQIPVTCTQATKTSKETDDITKSQHKTTKTPVRFTIAPAWQRSLSGGSSAKEDTAARCAATSTIKAELFEKTTEEQTCLGRVRSASSPISSEDIDINTDIPRTPKKQCDSMSQSTELPFGVKLKRASSFSKHSDENVSNSQKSDSSVQQVSLVKDLQNSENAGKTLQIHLGPRKSSLIQCDLQEEKDLHRTKPEEPPKKNHTPKSLEKSINKPMTSATSEPVWVSMAKLKQKGFQEHPLAKEESATETAGTATVTGKVVNSEIEGFRKSGFISVVDQERSSHVAVSPTTADVGTAPPATTSAPALEKGPRQPPGLQPTLQSSAEPPWLSLAKKKAKAWSEMPQIVQ
- the KIAA1210 gene encoding acrosomal protein KIAA1210 homolog isoform X1, with translation MFYSCVKSQTDCIMATGSPGVKQIPAGEETSDECAGKKKSKFQTFKKFFGKRKKKEPPASSRDSNLKPSQSSSDVSTAEPQNIAFNSPSDLGSKGSMGNKALSHDSVFISEPASENTTDDRLSQETTPGKVKALQLQLQANIRVGSSPQVIAKKTGDDAGAVSEDDGLPQSPPEISTLHEVLTCSSGKSFRPVEHRSSLSLGGTDSEDEQLSSESLSRPVSPLSSILLPVDFNLPASTLGCLDNSAARHKIFLNPRRHRDRAKRSKIAGEVRAVREQLPRLSEEESSTEQLLEASPFDPSSEGLDNIFLKEQVPGISGDAEKLDIAEQPQRASRTPSEVTENVAALNKYSLEDTEIFSPNDENVSTPEHRKKEGGVGEDGIEEEKMVPYPEYGSTGDSEIQEHMTALSSNELDVTSEEVIESATCQTDTGLALVLISDTSEPNTHRNELASKDQEYSLKPENQSENKALARNIPLGADVTAASGNETNVIISETGLSIDSAQIQLLTSRTPAEREVALCDSLEHIALQITPVTTEDQQPSPQELSPKQAHPLDNREEAQSNLHQSILTVGSDLSTHSIQESIATPHKVAVENSSEDTVINLLDKSNPSMECICQVSANDFEAPSISVNSAVNDQIPVTCTQATKTSKETDDITKSQHKTTKTPVRFTIAPAWQRSLSGGSSAKEDTAARCAATSTIKAELFEKTTEEQTCLGRVRSASSPISSEDIDINTDIPRTPKKQCDSMSQSTELPFGVKLKRASSFSKHSDENVSNSQKSDSSVQQVSLVKDLQNSENAGKTLQIHLGPRKSSLIQCDLQEEKDLHRTKPEEPPKKNHTPKSLEKSINKPMTSATSEPVWVSMAKLKQKGFQEHPLAKEESATETAGTATVTGKVVNSEIEGFRKSGFISVVDQERSSHVAVSPTTADVGTAPPATTSAPALEKGPRQPPGLQPTLQSSAEPPWLSLAKKKAKAWSEMPQIVQ